In Desulfuromonadaceae bacterium, a single window of DNA contains:
- a CDS encoding ATP-binding cassette domain-containing protein gives MSHQQSATLYRRLFAYAWPYRGRIALSIIASLGVAGSDAAIAKMVQPFVDRLIVAGDRQMVALVPFLVLGFALFKGLSRYVQEYFIKTTGQLVIQRVRNELYCHTVDLPMRFFSRTSTGTLMSRILNDVGLMQGAVSDVLVTIMREGITLVALTGVAFYTDWKMAAIAFVVIPAAGAPAYFIGKRIKGYSRSGQIAMGMLTTSLEQTFSGVKVIKAFGTEEREKQRFLTVNKRFYSFIRKVIKYDAGSSPVIELLSACGVAGVLWFGLDRVMSGEMTQGELFSVLAAILLMYTPLKRLIRTNNMIQQAMGAAERVFEVLEEKSDIIDLPEARSLKRPQGAVCFESVDFAYDQELVLCDFSVAAAAGEVVALVGPSGAGKSTIAGLLCRFYDPTAGRILIDGFDLREITQESLHRNIALVDQETFLFNESIRDNIRYGRGDATDAEVEEAARLAYADDFVRQLPEGYATSIGNRGLRLSGGQRQRICIARAILRDAPILILDEATSALDTESEAMVQQALTNLMRNRTTFVIAHRLSTIMNADRIVVLEAGRMVESGSHQQLLEGGGLYRRLYDIQFRDE, from the coding sequence GTGAGTCATCAACAAAGTGCAACCCTTTACCGCCGGTTGTTTGCCTATGCCTGGCCTTACCGGGGGCGTATCGCCCTGTCGATCATTGCTTCGCTGGGGGTGGCGGGAAGCGATGCCGCGATCGCCAAAATGGTGCAACCTTTTGTCGATCGGCTGATCGTTGCCGGTGATCGACAGATGGTCGCCCTGGTGCCATTTCTGGTTCTCGGGTTCGCTCTGTTCAAGGGACTCTCCCGTTATGTGCAGGAATATTTCATCAAGACCACCGGGCAACTGGTTATCCAGCGGGTGCGCAACGAGCTGTACTGTCATACCGTTGATCTGCCGATGCGTTTTTTTTCACGCACCTCGACCGGAACACTGATGTCCCGTATTCTCAACGATGTCGGCTTAATGCAGGGCGCGGTTTCCGATGTGCTGGTCACCATCATGCGCGAAGGGATCACTCTGGTCGCCCTGACCGGGGTGGCGTTCTACACCGACTGGAAGATGGCGGCGATCGCTTTTGTCGTCATTCCGGCCGCCGGCGCACCGGCCTATTTTATCGGCAAGCGGATCAAGGGGTATTCGCGCAGCGGGCAGATTGCCATGGGGATGCTCACGACGTCCCTCGAACAGACCTTTTCCGGCGTCAAGGTGATCAAGGCCTTCGGCACTGAAGAACGGGAAAAACAGCGCTTTCTCACTGTCAATAAAAGGTTTTACAGCTTTATTCGCAAGGTCATCAAATACGACGCCGGTTCGTCGCCAGTCATCGAACTGTTGTCGGCCTGCGGTGTCGCCGGGGTGCTGTGGTTCGGTCTGGATCGGGTGATGTCGGGGGAGATGACTCAGGGAGAGCTGTTTTCGGTGCTTGCCGCGATCCTGTTGATGTATACCCCGCTCAAACGCCTGATCAGGACCAATAACATGATTCAGCAGGCGATGGGCGCGGCGGAACGGGTCTTTGAAGTTCTTGAGGAAAAATCGGACATCATCGATCTGCCGGAAGCCCGCTCCCTTAAGCGGCCGCAGGGTGCGGTGTGTTTTGAGTCGGTTGATTTTGCCTATGACCAGGAGCTTGTGCTGTGCGATTTCAGCGTTGCCGCCGCGGCCGGGGAGGTCGTGGCGCTGGTCGGACCGTCAGGGGCCGGAAAATCGACCATTGCCGGTTTGCTCTGCCGTTTCTACGATCCGACCGCCGGACGCATCCTGATCGACGGTTTTGACCTGCGCGAGATTACTCAGGAAAGTCTGCACCGTAATATTGCGCTGGTCGATCAGGAGACCTTTCTGTTTAACGAATCGATCCGCGACAATATCCGCTATGGACGCGGGGATGCGACCGATGCCGAGGTTGAGGAGGCGGCCCGGCTCGCCTATGCCGACGATTTTGTCCGTCAGTTGCCGGAAGGGTACGCGACCTCCATCGGAAATCGCGGCCTGCGTCTTTCCGGTGGTCAGCGCCAGCGTATCTGTATTGCCCGGGCGATTCTCCGTGATGCGCCGATCCTGATCCTTGATGAAGCGACCAGCGCGCTCGATACCGAGAGCGAAGCGATGGTGCAGCAGGCGTTGACCAACCTGATGCGCAACCGAACCACCTTTGTCATTGCCCACCGACTGTCGACGATCATGAACGCCGACCGCATTGTCGTTCTTGAAGCAGGCAGGATGGTCGAATCCGGCAGTCATCAGCAACTGCTGGAGGGGGGCGGGCTTTATCGCCGCCTTTACGATATCCAGTTCCGGGATGAGTAA
- the lpxB gene encoding lipid-A-disaccharide synthase, producing the protein MTGVATDNNHRQRILVVAGEASGDLHGANLIKAAREHFPGLSFFGIGGPKMRAAGCDIIFPAEKLAVMGLVEVLGRLLTIWRAFRLLRGVLRGAQRPDLVILIDYPGFNLRFAKRARQAGIPVLYYIAPKVWAWKKGRIRTIAARVDKLALIFPFEPELYQGFDLDVEYVGNPLLDECQRSRDRRQFILAQGLDPATPLVGLFPGSRGSEIRYMFDTLLESARLLVERGVARQFLLPVAPGCDFPALSARVVAAGLPITLVEENIYDVAGACDAILCVSGTVTLQVALVGTPLAIIYQGAALTYAIGRQLVKIPYFGLPNIVAGREVAREFLQKAASPAALAAEIQRLLADEDYRQAACAGLAEVRQRLGGPGCSRRVAALAASMCTAKDQKEVS; encoded by the coding sequence ATGACGGGCGTTGCCACCGACAACAATCATCGTCAGCGGATCCTCGTTGTCGCGGGGGAAGCCTCTGGCGACCTGCATGGGGCCAATCTGATCAAGGCAGCCCGGGAACACTTTCCTGGGCTCTCATTTTTTGGTATCGGTGGCCCTAAAATGCGTGCTGCCGGTTGCGATATTATCTTTCCGGCGGAAAAACTGGCGGTCATGGGGCTGGTCGAGGTTCTCGGTCGTCTGCTGACCATCTGGCGCGCATTTCGTTTGTTGCGCGGGGTGCTGCGGGGAGCGCAGCGTCCTGACCTGGTGATCCTGATCGATTACCCCGGTTTTAATCTGCGTTTTGCCAAACGTGCCAGGCAGGCCGGCATTCCGGTTCTTTACTACATCGCGCCGAAAGTCTGGGCCTGGAAAAAAGGTCGGATCAGGACAATCGCCGCGCGGGTCGACAAGCTGGCGCTTATCTTCCCGTTTGAACCGGAGCTCTATCAGGGATTCGACCTCGATGTGGAGTATGTGGGTAATCCGCTCCTCGATGAATGTCAGCGCAGCCGCGATCGTCGTCAGTTTATCCTGGCGCAGGGGCTTGATCCCGCAACCCCGCTGGTCGGCCTCTTCCCGGGAAGTCGCGGCAGCGAAATTCGCTACATGTTCGATACCCTGCTGGAGAGTGCCCGGCTGCTGGTCGAACGGGGGGTTGCCAGGCAGTTTCTGCTGCCGGTCGCGCCGGGGTGTGATTTCCCAGCGCTGTCCGCACGGGTAGTCGCTGCCGGACTCCCGATCACCCTGGTCGAAGAGAATATCTATGACGTTGCCGGAGCCTGCGACGCGATCCTCTGTGTTTCCGGAACTGTCACGTTGCAAGTGGCGCTGGTCGGCACACCGTTGGCGATTATTTACCAGGGGGCGGCGCTGACTTACGCGATCGGTCGGCAGCTGGTCAAGATCCCTTATTTTGGTTTGCCCAACATTGTCGCCGGGCGTGAGGTCGCCCGCGAGTTCCTGCAAAAGGCCGCTTCTCCAGCCGCTCTCGCCGCAGAGATCCAGCGACTGTTAGCTGATGAGGACTATCGTCAGGCCGCCTGCGCCGGTCTTGCCGAAGTTCGTCAACGGCTCGGCGGGCCGGGGTGTTCCCGGCGGGTGGCGGCGCTTGCCGCGTCAATGTGCACTGCCAAAGATCAGAAAGAGGTTTCGTGA
- the lpxA gene encoding acyl-ACP--UDP-N-acetylglucosamine O-acyltransferase, with amino-acid sequence MIHPTAIIYPGAQVDASVEIGPYAVIGANVTIGARTTVGPHAVIEGWTEIGQDNQIFQFACIGAISQDLKYAGEEAWLRIGDRNKIREFTTLHIGTADGGGETLIGSDNLLMAYTHVAHDCRVGNHVIMANNASLAGHVTVDDHAILGGMSGIHQFSKIGAHALISGGSMVVQDIPPYTIAQGDRAKTVGINLIGLKRRGFSSDALSKIKKAYKLLFRSGLRGEEALERIDAELGDCPEVKVFADFVRNSERGIAR; translated from the coding sequence ATGATACATCCAACAGCAATAATCTATCCGGGGGCGCAGGTCGACGCAAGTGTCGAGATCGGTCCTTATGCCGTGATCGGCGCCAATGTCACCATCGGGGCGCGAACCACGGTTGGCCCTCATGCGGTGATCGAGGGGTGGACGGAAATCGGTCAGGACAATCAGATCTTTCAGTTTGCGTGCATCGGAGCGATTTCACAGGATCTCAAGTATGCCGGTGAGGAAGCCTGGTTGCGCATCGGTGATCGCAACAAAATTCGTGAGTTCACCACGCTGCATATCGGCACGGCCGACGGCGGTGGTGAGACCCTTATCGGCAGTGATAATCTCCTCATGGCCTACACCCACGTGGCACACGATTGTCGCGTTGGCAATCATGTGATCATGGCAAACAACGCCAGTCTTGCCGGGCATGTCACGGTCGACGATCACGCGATTCTCGGTGGCATGTCGGGCATTCATCAGTTTTCGAAGATCGGTGCCCATGCCCTGATCAGTGGCGGGTCGATGGTTGTTCAGGATATCCCGCCGTACACGATTGCCCAGGGAGACCGCGCCAAGACGGTCGGTATCAATCTTATCGGGTTGAAACGGCGTGGCTTCAGCTCCGATGCGCTGAGTAAAATCAAAAAAGCCTACAAATTACTCTTCCGCTCAGGTCTGCGCGGAGAAGAGGCCCTGGAACGCATCGATGCCGAGCTGGGCGATTGTCCTGAAGTCAAGGTGTTCGCCGACTTTGTGCGCAATAGTGAACGAGGCATTGCCCGCTGA
- the fabZ gene encoding 3-hydroxyacyl-ACP dehydratase FabZ — protein MTMNVTEIMKVLPHRYPFLLIDRILEIVPGESMVAIKNVTINEPFFQGHFPGHPIMPGVLIIEAMAQVGGACAMISDNIGDDKVTYFTGIDKVRFRKPVVPGDVLRIEVKLLARRRGIYFFSGKAFVDGTLVAEAELKAMFADK, from the coding sequence ATGACAATGAACGTTACTGAAATCATGAAGGTTCTTCCCCACCGCTATCCGTTCTTACTAATTGACAGGATCCTTGAGATCGTTCCTGGCGAGAGCATGGTCGCAATCAAAAACGTGACGATCAATGAGCCTTTTTTTCAAGGGCATTTTCCCGGTCATCCGATTATGCCCGGCGTGCTGATCATTGAGGCGATGGCTCAGGTTGGCGGAGCCTGCGCGATGATTTCTGATAATATTGGTGATGACAAAGTCACCTATTTTACCGGTATCGACAAGGTGCGTTTTCGTAAACCGGTGGTGCCTGGCGATGTGTTGCGGATCGAGGTCAAATTATTGGCCCGGCGGCGCGGGATCTACTTCTTTTCCGGCAAGGCCTTTGTCGACGGGACGTTGGTGGCTGAGGCTGAATTGAAAGCAATGTTCGCAGACAAATAG
- the lpxD gene encoding UDP-3-O-(3-hydroxymyristoyl)glucosamine N-acyltransferase has product MKLSELAMAVGGEVVGADDIEIAAVATIDAAGPEDITFIANPKYLAKLNTTRAAAIIVAPGVSATGKNLLVCANPYLAYARIVAVLHVKAPQVRGVMAGAWVAPDAVLGTDVTICPGCYVGARVRIGARTILYPGVVLYDDVSLGEDCLLHAGAVVREACRLGDRVILQPQAVIGADGFGFAPDGARYYKIPQIGNVVVEDDVEVGAATCIDRGALGETRIGRGTKLDNLVQVGHNVRVGEDNILAGQAGVAGSTKTGVHCTFGGQVAVNGHITVGNNVTVAGRGGLTNDAADNQVLAGFPTMPIGDWRKSALIYTNLPELRKEIRGLKKRLELLEKNIEENK; this is encoded by the coding sequence TTGAAACTCAGTGAACTGGCAATGGCGGTCGGTGGTGAGGTCGTTGGTGCTGACGATATCGAGATTGCCGCTGTGGCGACCATCGATGCTGCCGGCCCGGAGGATATTACCTTCATCGCCAATCCGAAGTATCTTGCCAAGTTAAACACGACCCGCGCGGCTGCGATCATCGTCGCTCCGGGAGTGTCTGCAACGGGCAAGAATTTACTGGTGTGTGCCAACCCTTATCTGGCTTACGCGCGGATCGTTGCTGTGCTGCACGTCAAGGCACCGCAGGTGCGCGGCGTCATGGCCGGAGCCTGGGTGGCCCCGGATGCCGTTCTCGGCACGGACGTGACCATTTGTCCCGGTTGTTACGTCGGCGCCCGTGTCCGCATCGGTGCGCGTACAATCCTTTATCCGGGAGTGGTGCTGTATGATGATGTGTCGCTCGGCGAAGATTGTCTGTTGCACGCCGGAGCGGTGGTGCGTGAGGCGTGTCGCCTTGGCGACCGGGTTATCCTGCAACCGCAGGCAGTGATCGGGGCTGACGGTTTTGGTTTTGCTCCGGACGGTGCACGCTATTACAAAATTCCCCAGATCGGCAACGTCGTGGTCGAGGATGATGTCGAAGTCGGCGCGGCAACCTGTATCGATCGGGGGGCGCTGGGTGAAACCCGGATCGGTCGTGGGACCAAACTCGACAATCTGGTCCAGGTCGGCCACAATGTCCGTGTCGGTGAAGATAATATCCTTGCCGGACAGGCAGGGGTCGCCGGAAGTACAAAAACCGGTGTCCATTGTACCTTCGGTGGACAAGTTGCAGTCAACGGGCATATCACCGTGGGAAATAACGTGACCGTCGCCGGAAGAGGCGGGTTAACCAATGATGCCGCAGATAATCAGGTGCTTGCCGGTTTTCCGACCATGCCGATCGGCGACTGGCGTAAATCGGCCTTGATTTACACTAACCTTCCGGAGTTGCGCAAGGAAATTCGGGGACTTAAAAAACGACTGGAACTGCTGGAAAAAAATATCGAGGAGAATAAATAA
- a CDS encoding OmpH family outer membrane protein: MMKKIVLIVMVLLIATTSWAGKFAVVDLQKAGGMSVAGKAAQEKIAAKVAAYQTKIDEKQSVLQKLEDDLKRQSFALSAEARTEKERDFQQKVKEFQRFAKDAQEELEQEETSHTRKILEEMREVVTSIGKDGQYDLILEKTLALYVNDAIDITDEVIKAYDKSVKK; encoded by the coding sequence ATGATGAAAAAAATTGTTTTGATCGTTATGGTGCTACTGATTGCAACCACGTCCTGGGCGGGGAAGTTCGCCGTTGTTGATTTGCAAAAAGCTGGAGGGATGTCTGTTGCCGGCAAGGCGGCGCAGGAAAAGATCGCTGCCAAGGTTGCTGCATATCAGACAAAAATTGACGAAAAACAGTCGGTTCTGCAAAAGCTGGAGGATGACCTTAAACGGCAGTCTTTTGCCTTAAGTGCCGAGGCGCGCACTGAGAAAGAACGCGATTTTCAACAAAAAGTTAAAGAATTTCAGCGCTTTGCTAAAGATGCGCAAGAGGAACTTGAGCAGGAGGAGACCTCTCACACGCGTAAAATTCTTGAGGAAATGCGTGAGGTCGTGACTTCGATCGGCAAAGATGGCCAGTACGACCTGATTCTTGAAAAGACTTTGGCGCTGTATGTCAATGACGCGATCGATATCACTGACGAGGTGATCAAGGCGTATGATAAATCGGTCAAGAAGTAG
- the bamA gene encoding outer membrane protein assembly factor BamA has protein sequence MFKCFFALLLLVGVPAVVFAAGFQFDRIVIEGNRRIATSTIEAVLTVKAGEETTLAAIDADMKAVFALGHFADIDAQERRDGDQSLLVFQVTERPLVRKLEFAGYSELEESKLRALITFRVPSRHDPQAVRESIKAIKAAYVEEGYYASEVSSELNIDERNNATLIMRIDEGPEVKIKKIVFEGNTVFDEDDFFDVMETKEGWFLSWLTGSGTYRENVLNGDLERLADLYFNKGYVQVKVKQPLVELNQQRDGLTIYIEVEEGAQFFVEDVDFSGNLMRPVDELQSLSKLRSGDIFSREKLRASLLSMNDLYADEGYAYVNVAPLTKVNPVTRQIELTYDIDPGIQVTVDRINISGNTKTRDRIIRREFTVGEGDLFSATKMKQSQAQVKNLGFFDEVNLTTVEGVTRDLVNIDLAVQERPTGTFSVGAGYSSVDHLIGQGSVTQDNFMGMALKLNLSGSFGSNSTTYQVGLLDPSFLDSDLTIGFDLFKTEREWTEFSKRSIGGALKFGFPVMDKTRALLTYRYEEKEIFDVDDNASFLISEQEGLSTLSSVTASLTRNTTDFRFDPSRGYVSEGTIEFAGLGGTEKFVKYIADYRHYYPAWWETVFSIHGQIGYLQQLGNNEIPIDERFYLGGIRTLRGFNSREVGPRTRTVAVSSLGVQSESYNFIGGTKEAFFNFEYIFPLLKEAGLKGVLFFDAGNAWLSGEEYFSGMRTSVGAGIRWRSPMGPLRLEWGYNLDPKEYEDRARFEFSIGGFY, from the coding sequence ATGTTTAAGTGCTTTTTTGCCCTGCTGTTGCTGGTGGGTGTGCCTGCGGTGGTTTTTGCGGCGGGGTTCCAGTTTGATCGCATAGTGATTGAAGGAAATCGTCGCATTGCGACCAGTACGATTGAAGCTGTGCTGACGGTCAAGGCTGGAGAAGAGACAACTTTGGCGGCGATCGATGCCGACATGAAAGCGGTTTTCGCGCTCGGACATTTTGCTGATATTGATGCGCAGGAACGTCGCGATGGTGACCAGTCGTTGCTTGTTTTTCAGGTGACTGAAAGGCCGCTGGTTCGCAAACTGGAATTTGCCGGTTACAGTGAGCTTGAGGAGAGCAAGTTGCGCGCGCTGATCACCTTCAGGGTCCCTTCGCGGCATGACCCCCAGGCGGTGCGCGAAAGTATCAAGGCAATCAAGGCGGCTTATGTTGAAGAAGGGTATTACGCTTCGGAAGTGTCATCCGAGTTGAACATTGATGAGCGGAACAACGCGACGCTGATCATGCGGATCGATGAAGGGCCGGAAGTGAAGATCAAAAAGATTGTTTTCGAGGGAAATACCGTGTTTGATGAAGATGATTTTTTTGATGTCATGGAAACCAAGGAGGGGTGGTTCCTTTCGTGGTTGACAGGAAGCGGTACCTATCGCGAGAATGTTCTGAACGGCGACCTTGAACGCCTTGCCGATCTCTATTTTAACAAGGGCTACGTGCAGGTTAAGGTCAAACAGCCGTTAGTCGAACTTAATCAGCAGCGTGACGGTTTAACGATCTATATTGAAGTTGAGGAAGGTGCGCAGTTTTTTGTCGAAGACGTCGATTTTTCCGGCAACCTGATGCGTCCGGTCGATGAGTTGCAAAGCCTTTCAAAACTCCGGTCCGGGGACATCTTCAGCCGCGAGAAGCTCCGCGCCAGCCTGCTGTCCATGAACGACCTTTACGCCGATGAGGGGTACGCGTATGTGAATGTTGCGCCGTTGACCAAAGTGAATCCGGTCACCCGGCAAATCGAGCTGACCTACGATATCGATCCAGGCATTCAGGTGACGGTTGATCGTATCAATATCAGCGGGAATACCAAGACCAGAGACAGAATTATCCGCCGGGAATTTACCGTTGGCGAAGGGGACCTGTTCAGCGCGACGAAGATGAAACAAAGTCAGGCGCAGGTGAAAAACCTGGGTTTTTTCGATGAAGTCAATTTGACGACGGTTGAAGGGGTGACGCGTGATCTGGTGAATATCGATCTCGCTGTCCAGGAACGTCCGACCGGAACCTTCAGTGTCGGTGCGGGCTATTCATCGGTCGATCACCTGATCGGGCAAGGTTCGGTGACCCAGGATAACTTCATGGGGATGGCCTTGAAGCTCAACCTGTCGGGGTCGTTCGGCAGTAACAGTACAACCTATCAGGTTGGTTTGCTCGATCCGAGTTTCCTTGACAGTGATTTGACGATCGGTTTCGATCTGTTTAAAACGGAACGTGAATGGACCGAATTTTCTAAAAGAAGTATTGGCGGCGCGCTAAAATTCGGTTTTCCGGTGATGGATAAAACGCGCGCCTTGTTAACCTATCGTTATGAAGAAAAAGAAATTTTTGATGTTGACGACAATGCGTCGTTTCTGATCAGCGAACAGGAAGGTCTGTCCACCCTGTCGTCGGTGACTGCATCGCTGACCCGCAACACAACCGATTTCCGTTTCGATCCGAGTCGCGGTTATGTATCGGAAGGAACGATTGAATTTGCCGGACTCGGCGGGACTGAAAAGTTTGTAAAATATATTGCTGACTATCGTCACTATTATCCGGCCTGGTGGGAAACGGTGTTCTCCATTCATGGTCAAATCGGTTATCTGCAACAGCTCGGTAACAATGAAATCCCGATCGATGAACGCTTCTATCTGGGCGGTATTCGTACCCTCCGTGGATTCAACTCGCGGGAGGTCGGCCCGCGAACCCGAACGGTTGCGGTGAGCAGTCTTGGGGTGCAGTCCGAAAGTTATAATTTTATCGGCGGGACGAAAGAGGCCTTTTTTAATTTTGAGTATATTTTCCCGCTGCTCAAGGAGGCGGGGTTGAAAGGTGTCCTCTTTTTTGACGCCGGTAACGCCTGGCTGAGCGGGGAGGAATATTTTTCCGGGATGCGCACCAGTGTTGGTGCCGGGATTCGCTGGCGCAGTCCGATGGGTCCGTTGCGTCTGGAGTGGGGGTACAATCTTGATCCGAAGGAGTATGAGGATCGTGCGCGATTTGAGTTTTCTATCGGTGGTTTTTACTAA
- a CDS encoding ABC transporter ATP-binding protein encodes MSVMIRIENVSKSFATETHRIEVLSAVDLQVSAGERVAIVGASGAGKTTLMHILGGLEQPSSGLVLFRGENLFALHGHARDAFRNRSMGFVFQFHQLLPEFSALENVMMPALIGRWSRRKAEARAQELLTEVGLAARSTHRPGQLSGGEQQRVAIARALMMSPALLLADEPTGNLDSGTSGEIFHLLDRLHVAYGLTMIVVTHSAALAARLDRVVSMADGRVVSAGQ; translated from the coding sequence ATATCTGTAATGATCAGAATCGAAAATGTTTCAAAATCGTTTGCCACGGAAACGCACCGCATTGAGGTGCTGTCTGCGGTCGACTTGCAGGTTTCCGCCGGGGAGCGGGTGGCGATTGTCGGTGCCTCTGGTGCCGGGAAAACAACATTGATGCATATTCTCGGGGGGCTGGAACAACCGAGTTCAGGGCTGGTGCTGTTTCGCGGTGAAAATTTGTTTGCACTGCACGGTCATGCCCGGGATGCCTTCCGTAATCGCAGCATGGGGTTCGTGTTTCAGTTTCATCAACTGCTGCCGGAATTTTCCGCGTTGGAAAATGTGATGATGCCTGCGCTGATCGGGCGCTGGTCGCGGCGTAAGGCGGAAGCACGAGCGCAGGAACTGTTGACGGAAGTTGGCCTCGCAGCGCGCAGCACCCATCGTCCCGGACAGCTTTCCGGGGGGGAACAACAGCGGGTCGCAATTGCGCGCGCGTTGATGATGAGCCCCGCGTTGTTGCTGGCCGATGAGCCTACCGGGAATCTGGATAGCGGCACTTCCGGGGAGATCTTTCATCTGCTCGATCGCCTGCATGTGGCATACGGCTTGACCATGATCGTTGTCACCCACAGTGCCGCGCTTGCCGCCCGGCTTGACCGCGTGGTATCGATGGCCGATGGCCGGGTGGTCAGCGCCGGGCAATGA
- a CDS encoding lipoprotein-releasing ABC transporter permease subunit: protein MNYEWFVSLRYLRAKRKQTFISVISSISIIGVTLGVAALIVVLAVMTGFHDGVQQQILGNIPHVLVQQQGGAVELNDQLLKTLGETDRVRAVTPFVVKEAMLLSRGNVAAVNVKGIAADNKVLAQKIRTLDGAPVTELLFADQSALPGIVIGFEAAMSLGVTLGETINVIPPMFALSPFGMVPKMKPFRVVGVMRQRGGFLDNYLAYVALPIAQSFLELGEKVSGIEIEVAAFNDARPVSERLRKALGFPYTVRSWEDMFGSLLSALNLEKLGLFIVLAIIVLVAAFNIATTLIMVVMEKHKDIAILRSLGANSAGIMKIFILEGLVIGTLGTTMGIGGGVVLAKNADALIKWLEHTFGVKIFDQAVYGMERFPSVVSMSDVVTVGLVSMSICLVATVYPALRAARMDPAEALRYE from the coding sequence ATGAATTACGAATGGTTTGTCAGTCTGCGTTACCTGCGAGCAAAGCGCAAACAGACCTTTATCTCTGTTATTTCCTCCATTTCGATCATCGGTGTGACCCTCGGAGTCGCGGCGTTGATCGTTGTTCTTGCGGTCATGACCGGTTTTCATGACGGCGTCCAGCAGCAGATCCTCGGCAATATCCCTCACGTTCTGGTTCAGCAACAAGGGGGGGCTGTCGAACTCAATGACCAATTACTGAAGACGCTTGGTGAGACTGATCGGGTGCGCGCCGTGACCCCTTTCGTGGTCAAGGAAGCGATGCTCCTGTCGCGCGGCAATGTCGCGGCGGTGAATGTTAAAGGGATCGCTGCCGACAATAAGGTGTTGGCACAAAAGATCCGGACACTGGACGGCGCGCCGGTTACAGAACTGCTGTTTGCCGACCAGTCTGCCCTGCCGGGTATCGTGATCGGGTTTGAGGCGGCAATGTCACTGGGGGTGACTCTCGGCGAGACGATCAATGTGATCCCGCCGATGTTCGCCCTCTCCCCCTTCGGCATGGTGCCGAAGATGAAGCCGTTTCGCGTCGTCGGGGTGATGCGCCAGCGCGGGGGGTTCCTGGATAATTATCTGGCCTATGTGGCGCTGCCGATTGCCCAGAGTTTTCTTGAATTGGGCGAGAAAGTCAGCGGGATAGAGATCGAAGTTGCGGCGTTCAACGATGCTCGCCCGGTGTCCGAACGGCTGCGGAAGGCTCTCGGTTTCCCTTATACGGTGCGTTCCTGGGAGGACATGTTCGGTTCGCTGTTGTCGGCCCTTAATCTTGAAAAGCTCGGACTCTTTATCGTGCTGGCGATCATTGTTCTGGTTGCCGCGTTCAATATCGCCACAACCCTGATTATGGTGGTGATGGAAAAACACAAGGATATTGCGATTCTTCGCTCACTGGGAGCAAACTCCGCCGGAATCATGAAGATATTCATTCTTGAAGGGCTGGTGATCGGTACCCTTGGCACGACCATGGGCATCGGTGGTGGTGTGGTGCTGGCCAAAAATGCCGATGCACTGATCAAGTGGCTGGAACACACCTTCGGGGTAAAAATCTTTGATCAGGCGGTGTACGGGATGGAGCGTTTCCCTTCGGTCGTCAGTATGAGTGATGTTGTCACTGTCGGCCTGGTCTCGATGTCCATCTGTCTGGTTGCAACGGTCTATCCGGCGCTGAGAGCGGCGCGGATGGATCCGGCTGAAGCCCTGCGCTACGAATAG